A region from the Desulfomonile tiedjei genome encodes:
- a CDS encoding HlyC/CorC family transporter: MDEPSSEKPGNLVRWLKSKIGLERTPLEIQQVLDESEERGLIDEDEGEMIEGIVELKQTFAREIMIPRINIVAAPKNSTREEILNTIIESGHSRIPVYEENLDHIVGILYAKDLLPLWLNGEKEFTIEEILKEPYFVPETKRINDLLNELRTKKSHLAVIVDEYGGTAGIVTIEDIIEEIIGEIRDEHDFEEEPFVAQEDGSVLVDAKVNIYDFEEKFGVTIPKEGYDTLGGFIIHFLGRVPKKGEEMDYEGLVMRIHSGDQKRITRILVTPPSEEPKSATLLGHPETLP; the protein is encoded by the coding sequence AAGATAGGCCTGGAACGCACCCCCCTGGAAATCCAGCAGGTCCTTGACGAGAGCGAGGAGCGCGGTCTTATCGACGAGGACGAAGGCGAAATGATTGAGGGGATTGTGGAACTCAAGCAAACCTTCGCCCGAGAGATCATGATTCCTCGAATTAATATAGTAGCCGCGCCCAAGAACTCGACCAGAGAAGAAATCCTCAACACAATTATTGAATCAGGCCATTCTCGTATACCTGTGTACGAAGAAAACTTGGATCACATTGTGGGGATACTCTATGCCAAGGACCTGCTCCCATTGTGGTTGAACGGCGAAAAAGAGTTCACCATCGAAGAAATTCTGAAAGAACCGTACTTTGTTCCGGAAACAAAACGCATCAATGATCTGCTCAATGAATTGCGAACCAAGAAATCCCACCTGGCAGTAATCGTTGACGAGTACGGCGGAACTGCGGGCATTGTCACCATCGAGGACATCATCGAAGAAATCATCGGCGAGATCCGCGATGAACACGACTTCGAGGAAGAGCCTTTCGTCGCGCAGGAAGACGGGTCTGTTCTGGTGGACGCGAAGGTGAACATTTACGATTTCGAGGAGAAATTTGGAGTGACCATTCCCAAAGAAGGTTACGACACACTTGGAGGCTTCATAATTCACTTTCTCGGCCGGGTGCCGAAAAAGGGCGAAGAGATGGATTATGAAGGACTTGTGATGCGTATTCACTCCGGTGACCAGAAGAGAATTACTCGCATTTTGGTGACCCCGCCATCCGAAGAACCCAAGTCCGCGACCCTGCTGGGCCATCCCGAAACCCTACCATGA